A single Candidatus Thalassolituus haligoni DNA region contains:
- a CDS encoding MFS transporter codes for MKMQASKTSLSNSNNIHTTNTKSTTNPNQVLALVLACYVMIILDISIVITGLPEIQAELKFSNAMLSWVQNAYTLTFGSLLLLGARSGDLLGRQRMLMIGLALFALSSVLIAMAQSPLALLGGRALQGFGAAILAPSTLALLSSYFPEGPKRIKALAWYAATAGIGASLGLVLGGLFAGLLSWRVGFWVNAPVGLLLMLATWKILRDQSAQPPAGKKSLADYDITGAITSTLGMGALVFGTVHSTQAGWTDAITLASLATAVLFLGWFLRIESRHPTPLLPMRLFKSRERVSAYLARMMFLGAMVGFLFFATQLLQRILGFSPVEAGIAFLPFTVLTFVASTQVPRLTRKLGNHNVALLALVILGIGMAWLAMSDGRSDYWLAIGLPMLLIGLGNGAVLGPLTIAGVAGIREEDSGAASGMVNVAHQLGGTLGLSILVVIVAATEAGSSSALTDETQLAHQLTVGFEGCLVFVILAGVIMTTLNRKPVPQTV; via the coding sequence ATGAAGATGCAGGCATCAAAGACAAGCTTGTCGAACTCCAACAACATCCACACCACAAACACCAAGAGCACCACCAACCCCAATCAGGTACTCGCACTGGTACTGGCCTGTTATGTGATGATTATTCTGGACATCTCCATTGTGATTACCGGCCTGCCGGAAATTCAGGCCGAGCTGAAGTTTTCCAATGCCATGCTGTCCTGGGTTCAGAATGCCTACACCCTGACCTTCGGCAGTCTGTTATTACTGGGCGCACGCAGTGGTGATCTGCTGGGTCGTCAACGTATGTTAATGATCGGGCTGGCCTTGTTTGCCCTTTCATCAGTGCTGATTGCCATGGCTCAATCTCCGCTGGCCTTGTTGGGGGGACGCGCCCTGCAAGGTTTTGGTGCAGCCATTCTTGCGCCCTCCACACTGGCCTTGCTGTCATCCTACTTTCCAGAAGGCCCCAAGCGCATCAAAGCGCTGGCCTGGTATGCCGCCACCGCCGGTATCGGAGCCAGTTTGGGGTTGGTACTTGGAGGGCTGTTTGCCGGATTGTTAAGCTGGCGCGTTGGTTTTTGGGTGAATGCCCCCGTAGGCCTGTTATTGATGCTGGCGACCTGGAAAATCTTGCGCGACCAGAGTGCCCAGCCTCCCGCGGGTAAAAAATCGCTGGCCGATTACGATATCACCGGAGCCATCACTTCAACGCTGGGAATGGGCGCTCTGGTGTTCGGCACCGTGCATTCCACCCAGGCAGGCTGGACAGATGCGATAACTCTGGCAAGTCTCGCCACAGCAGTGCTTTTTCTGGGCTGGTTTCTGCGTATCGAATCACGCCACCCCACCCCGCTACTCCCCATGCGTTTGTTCAAAAGCCGTGAACGAGTCAGTGCTTATCTGGCCCGTATGATGTTTTTAGGCGCCATGGTTGGTTTCCTGTTTTTCGCCACTCAATTATTGCAACGGATTCTTGGCTTTTCTCCGGTTGAGGCTGGTATTGCCTTTCTGCCGTTCACCGTACTGACTTTTGTTGCCTCCACTCAAGTACCGCGCCTGACGCGCAAACTCGGCAACCACAACGTGGCATTGTTGGCGCTGGTTATCCTGGGTATTGGCATGGCTTGGCTGGCAATGAGTGATGGCAGGAGCGACTACTGGCTGGCCATTGGTTTACCCATGTTGCTGATCGGTTTGGGTAACGGTGCGGTACTTGGGCCACTGACAATCGCCGGCGTAGCTGGCATCAGGGAAGAAGATTCCGGCGCAGCCTCCGGTATGGTTAATGTTGCCCACCAGCTTGGTGGCACCCTGGGCCTGAGCATTCTGGTGGTCATTGTTGCTGCAACCGAAGCGGGTAGCAGCTCAGCGCTGACCGATGAAACGCAACTCGCTCATCAGCTGACCGTCGGCTTCGAAGGTTGCCTGGTGTTTGTGATTCTGGCCGGTGTGATCATGACAACCCTTAACCGCAAACCCGTACCGCAAACGGTTTGA
- a CDS encoding alkene reductase translates to MPSLFDSIQMGDLELANRIVMSPLTRCRAPGRLPNALMVEYYRQRASAGLIISEATAIMPMGVGYPDTPGIWSDEQVKGWQLITEAVHQAGGKIVCQLWHVGRVSHPHYLDGATPVSSSAVALRSHVRLLRPQVEYPVPRALATDEIPAIIEAYRQAAENAKAAGFDGVELHGANGYLPDQFLQTSTNQRTDAYGGPIENRARFMLEATDALIAVWGASRVGVHLSPACDTQDMGDDDPAATFGYVVEALDQRHIAFIFSREDLSNDNALTPDLAQRFSGVWIGNMNLSRDHAIQRLEGRIVDAVAFGRDFIANPDLVARLQTGAALNEGNMETYYASGSEGYTDYPVLAGGWGGGVRRGVRRGERRGEQASYCQIWCSTLIMLRPDPACSPTAGFVL, encoded by the coding sequence ATGCCCAGCCTGTTCGATTCCATCCAGATGGGTGATCTGGAATTAGCCAACCGCATCGTTATGTCTCCCTTGACCCGCTGCCGGGCACCCGGCCGTCTTCCCAATGCCCTGATGGTTGAGTACTACCGCCAGCGGGCCAGCGCCGGACTGATCATCAGCGAAGCCACCGCCATCATGCCGATGGGAGTTGGCTACCCGGATACACCAGGCATCTGGTCGGATGAGCAAGTCAAAGGCTGGCAACTCATCACCGAGGCAGTGCATCAAGCAGGCGGCAAAATAGTTTGCCAGCTGTGGCATGTCGGCCGGGTCTCGCACCCGCACTACCTGGACGGAGCAACACCAGTATCCTCCAGCGCTGTTGCCCTGCGCAGCCATGTCCGGCTACTGCGCCCCCAGGTCGAGTACCCGGTACCACGCGCACTGGCAACCGATGAAATACCCGCCATTATCGAGGCTTATCGGCAAGCGGCTGAAAACGCCAAAGCCGCCGGTTTTGATGGCGTCGAATTACACGGAGCCAATGGCTACCTGCCCGACCAGTTCCTGCAAACCAGCACCAACCAGCGTACCGATGCCTACGGTGGCCCGATTGAAAACCGCGCCCGCTTTATGCTCGAAGCCACCGATGCCCTGATTGCTGTGTGGGGAGCCAGCCGCGTCGGCGTCCACCTGTCGCCCGCTTGCGACACCCAGGATATGGGAGATGACGACCCGGCGGCCACCTTCGGCTACGTAGTGGAAGCCCTTGACCAACGTCACATCGCGTTCATCTTCAGCCGTGAAGACCTCAGCAATGATAACGCCCTGACACCCGACCTTGCCCAACGCTTCAGCGGCGTATGGATTGGCAATATGAACCTCAGCCGCGACCACGCCATTCAGCGGCTGGAAGGTCGTATTGTTGATGCCGTCGCCTTTGGCCGCGACTTTATTGCCAACCCGGATCTGGTGGCACGGCTGCAAACCGGAGCCGCCCTCAACGAAGGCAATATGGAAACGTATTACGCCTCCGGTAGCGAAGGGTATACCGACTATCCGGTGTTGGCTGGCGGTTGGGGCGGGGGAGTTAGGCGGGGAGTTAGGCGGGGGGAGAGGAGAGGAGAGCAGGCGAGTTATTGCCAAATCTGGTGTTCAACCCTGATCATGCTGCGTCCTGATCCTGCTTGTTCACCGACAGCAGGCTTCGTTCTATGA
- the tnpB gene encoding IS66 family insertion sequence element accessory protein TnpB (TnpB, as the term is used for proteins encoded by IS66 family insertion elements, is considered an accessory protein, since TnpC, encoded by a neighboring gene, is a DDE family transposase.): MKSRYLRPAVDTPEIYLYRAPVDFRKQASGLALLVEQELGRSPFTGALYAFTNRQRNKIKCLMWEDNGFVLYYKALAEEKFKWPKVADELLPLTGEQINWLLDGYDISLLKGHKTLQYEALDSTYYMP; this comes from the coding sequence ATGAAATCCCGTTATCTGCGTCCGGCAGTGGACACACCCGAGATCTATCTCTACCGTGCACCGGTCGATTTTCGCAAACAGGCCAGTGGCCTGGCGCTGTTGGTCGAGCAGGAACTGGGGCGCAGCCCCTTTACCGGCGCGCTCTATGCCTTCACCAATCGCCAGCGCAACAAGATCAAATGCCTGATGTGGGAAGACAACGGCTTCGTGCTCTATTACAAGGCGCTGGCCGAGGAAAAGTTCAAGTGGCCGAAGGTGGCAGACGAACTGCTGCCGCTGACCGGTGAGCAGATCAACTGGTTACTCGACGGCTATGACATCAGCCTGCTCAAGGGTCATAAAACCCTCCAGTATGAGGCCCTGGATAGCACTTATTACATGCCATAA
- a CDS encoding IS66 family insertion sequence element accessory protein TnpB has product MTHQERTQHWQQQLDNWRDSGLSGAVFCKQHELSYHQFTYWRRKRLKADGDPLQSEGTSGFARVTCLPSQPMDELTLALPGGLTITGMHAGNIELLGMILRQL; this is encoded by the coding sequence ATGACCCATCAAGAACGCACCCAGCATTGGCAACAGCAACTCGATAACTGGCGCGACTCTGGATTATCCGGGGCCGTCTTCTGCAAGCAGCATGAGCTGTCGTACCATCAGTTCACCTACTGGCGTCGCAAGCGTCTGAAGGCTGACGGTGACCCACTTCAATCAGAGGGCACCTCGGGGTTTGCCCGTGTCACATGCCTGCCAAGTCAGCCGATGGATGAGCTGACCCTGGCCCTCCCGGGTGGCCTGACGATCACTGGCATGCACGCTGGCAATATTGAGCTATTGGGCATGATCCTGAGGCAGCTTTGA